Proteins found in one Verrucomicrobiia bacterium genomic segment:
- a CDS encoding exo-alpha-sialidase: MSKVRVLVGTKKGAFILTADGKREKWDVSGLQLGGWEIYHVKGSPVDPNRLYASQTSGWFGQVLQRSDDGGKTWNPPGGGATMTPEGMPKGESNKFVYEGKVGTHLWYDGTQHPWEFKRVWHLEPSLTDPDTVYAGVEDAALFRSTDGGKSWKELPGLRSAKSNLWQPGAGGMGLHTILLDPKDPNRIFVAISAAGVFRTEDGGKTWKPATRGLKSAYELPDKSFEVGHCVHRITMHPSRPNVLFMQKHWDVNRSDDGGESWQEVSGNLPSDFGFPIDVHAHEPNTIYVVPIKSDSEHYPPDAKLRVYRSRTGGDEWEPLAKGLPQQDCYVNVLRDAMAVDSLDKCGVYFGTTGGQVYASNDSGDSWKPIVRDLPPVLSVEVQTLP, translated from the coding sequence ATGAGCAAAGTACGAGTTCTGGTTGGCACGAAAAAGGGCGCCTTCATCCTGACCGCGGATGGTAAGCGCGAAAAGTGGGATGTCAGCGGTCTCCAACTTGGCGGCTGGGAGATTTATCATGTAAAGGGTTCGCCCGTTGATCCAAACCGCTTGTATGCATCGCAGACCAGTGGCTGGTTCGGGCAGGTCTTGCAACGCTCCGATGACGGCGGCAAAACGTGGAATCCGCCGGGCGGCGGCGCGACGATGACGCCCGAAGGCATGCCCAAAGGCGAGAGCAACAAATTCGTGTACGAGGGGAAGGTGGGCACGCATTTGTGGTACGACGGCACCCAGCATCCATGGGAATTCAAACGCGTCTGGCATCTCGAGCCGTCGTTGACCGATCCGGACACCGTGTACGCCGGGGTGGAAGACGCGGCGTTGTTTCGTTCGACCGACGGCGGCAAATCCTGGAAGGAACTTCCGGGCTTGCGCAGTGCGAAAAGCAATCTCTGGCAACCCGGCGCCGGTGGGATGGGCCTGCACACCATCCTGCTCGACCCAAAAGATCCCAACCGGATTTTTGTGGCGATTTCGGCAGCGGGCGTGTTCCGCACCGAGGATGGCGGTAAAACGTGGAAGCCGGCCACGCGAGGGCTGAAGTCGGCATACGAGTTGCCGGACAAGTCCTTCGAGGTCGGCCATTGTGTGCACCGTATCACGATGCATCCGTCCCGCCCGAATGTGCTGTTCATGCAGAAGCACTGGGACGTCAACCGCAGCGACGACGGCGGCGAATCCTGGCAAGAGGTCAGCGGGAATCTGCCGAGCGATTTCGGCTTCCCGATTGACGTCCATGCGCACGAGCCGAATACCATTTATGTCGTCCCCATCAAGAGCGATTCAGAACATTATCCGCCTGATGCCAAACTGCGCGTGTACCGCAGCCGCACGGGTGGCGACGAGTGGGAGCCGCTCGCGAAAGGCCTACCGCAACAGGACTGCTACGTGAATGTGTTGCGCGACGCGATGGCTGTGGATTCGCTCGATAAGTGCGGCGTGTACTTTGGCACCACCGGCGGGCAGGTGTACGCCTCGAACGACAGCGGCGACAGCTGGAAACCCATTGTCCGAGATCTTCCGCCCGTTCTGTCGGTCGAAGTCCAGACACTGCCATGA
- a CDS encoding MoaD/ThiS family protein, which translates to MIRVELPFHLRNLAHVDREVTVDVKGPVTVRSVLDALEAQYPVLTGTIRDHGTQKRRPFLRFYACEEDLSNGPPDTPLPDDVVSGKEPFTVIGAIAGG; encoded by the coding sequence ATGATCCGAGTGGAGCTACCATTCCATCTACGGAACCTCGCCCACGTCGACCGCGAGGTGACGGTCGACGTCAAGGGCCCGGTAACGGTGCGGTCGGTTCTCGACGCGCTCGAAGCCCAGTACCCTGTGTTGACCGGTACGATCCGCGACCACGGCACACAAAAGCGGCGGCCCTTTCTGCGCTTCTACGCCTGTGAGGAGGACCTGTCCAACGGGCCGCCTGACACTCCACTGCCCGACGATGTCGTATCGGGAAAGGAGCCCTTTACCGTCATCGGCGCCATCGCCGGCGGTTAG